A single Crateriforma conspicua DNA region contains:
- a CDS encoding glycine cleavage system protein H, with translation MNSTLTFAMGDYQAEFPTDRRFVANHMWATGPDEAGSLRFGLTAYAVRLLQDVYFLDWTFQPGQAVKHRAEIGSIESKKAESDLYAPIAGVMSVINDAVLDDPSQINADCYGNGWLFEMRPSDGRIDSMESDHLMSPDEYLAHLEKAWEVAQRTIKGQANL, from the coding sequence TTGAATTCGACACTGACCTTCGCCATGGGCGATTACCAGGCCGAATTTCCGACTGATCGGCGGTTTGTGGCCAACCATATGTGGGCGACAGGACCGGACGAGGCCGGGTCGCTGCGATTCGGTCTGACGGCGTATGCGGTTCGATTGTTGCAGGACGTCTATTTTCTAGACTGGACCTTTCAGCCCGGCCAAGCGGTGAAGCACCGTGCCGAAATCGGCTCGATCGAAAGCAAGAAGGCCGAAAGTGATCTGTACGCACCGATCGCCGGTGTGATGTCGGTCATCAATGACGCGGTGCTGGATGATCCATCACAGATCAATGCGGATTGTTATGGCAACGGTTGGCTATTCGAGATGCGACCGAGCGACGGGCGAATCGATTCCATGGAATCGGATCATCTGATGTCGCCCGATGAATATCTGGCGCATTTGGAAAAGGCGTGGGAAGTCGCTCAGCGGACGATCAAGGGCCAAGCGAATCTGTAG
- the bcp gene encoding thioredoxin-dependent thiol peroxidase, with product MADWIEAGTKAPAFTLPNADGNKVKLSDLKGQPVVVYFYPKDDTPGCTKEACAFRDRYGELTDLGVQLLGVSGDTAESHQDFRDKYDLPFPLLVDKDHKMSEKYGAYREKNMYGKKSMGIQRSTFLIDADGKVAKVWKRVRVDGHDDQVIEAVKALA from the coding sequence ATGGCTGACTGGATCGAAGCCGGCACGAAAGCCCCCGCGTTCACATTGCCCAATGCCGACGGCAATAAGGTCAAACTGTCCGATCTGAAGGGCCAACCGGTCGTCGTGTACTTCTATCCCAAAGACGATACGCCGGGCTGTACCAAGGAAGCCTGTGCGTTTCGCGACCGTTACGGGGAACTGACCGATCTGGGGGTGCAATTGCTGGGCGTCAGCGGTGACACGGCCGAAAGCCACCAGGATTTCCGAGACAAATACGATCTGCCTTTTCCGCTGCTGGTCGACAAGGATCACAAGATGTCGGAAAAGTACGGTGCGTATCGCGAAAAAAACATGTACGGCAAAAAGTCGATGGGGATCCAGCGTTCGACCTTTTTGATCGACGCCGACGGTAAAGTGGCCAAAGTGTGGAAACGGGTTCGCGTCGATGGACACGACGATCAGGTGATCGAAGCGGTCAAGGCACTGGCCTGA
- the nusG gene encoding transcription termination/antitermination protein NusG has translation MPILAAEPDRLPDNLFELDEVTEQPWWMVYTNSRQEKQLMRHLRKHNVPHYGPLIPKRYRSPAGRIRTSFLPLFTNYVFVMGDNEARYQAVCSGCVSTAAEVPDSAELVHDLRQIHDLIEMDVPLTLESKIEAGQLVRVRNGAFAGYEGTVVRREGETRLLVAVRFMEQGVSVALEDCQVEAI, from the coding sequence ATGCCGATTCTTGCTGCCGAGCCCGACCGACTGCCAGACAACTTGTTTGAACTGGACGAAGTCACCGAACAGCCGTGGTGGATGGTCTACACCAACTCACGGCAAGAAAAACAACTGATGCGTCACCTGCGAAAGCACAACGTGCCGCACTACGGACCGCTGATCCCGAAACGATACCGGTCCCCGGCCGGACGCATCCGCACCTCGTTCTTGCCCCTGTTCACGAACTATGTGTTCGTCATGGGCGACAACGAAGCACGATACCAAGCCGTCTGCAGTGGTTGCGTTTCGACGGCCGCAGAAGTTCCCGACTCGGCGGAATTGGTGCACGACCTGCGACAGATCCATGATCTGATCGAGATGGATGTGCCGCTGACGCTGGAAAGCAAAATCGAAGCGGGCCAACTCGTTCGTGTCCGTAACGGTGCGTTCGCCGGATACGAAGGTACGGTGGTCCGCCGCGAAGGCGAAACACGCCTGCTGGTCGCCGTTCGATTCATGGAACAAGGCGTCAGCGTCGCCCTGGAAGACTGCCAAGTCGAAGCGATTTAA
- the aroD gene encoding type I 3-dehydroquinate dehydratase: MICVSLGRARHARMIAEHKHLVEQGVKLVELRLDYIGRAVNLKRLIDDRPGPVVITARRRDDGGRWLKSEEERTMVLRSAIASGVEYVDIESDIADQIPRYGNTKRIISFHDFDGTPENLEDLHAAMAAADADIVKIATMANTFSDNVRMMDLARQSSVPTIAICMGEMGMLTRILAHRVGAPFTYATFSTDKKIAPGQLHFKEMQDVYRYDQINDDTQLYGLLGDPVGESFDPLVHNKAFAGEGHNACFLPLRVPEDDLHIFMDHARDIGINGLSIDPPHQGRSIDYCTQAEAAVAGIGELNTMALDDERAVGYNTDYRAAMDCISEVFELHADAEKPMQSMSATVLGSGSLAKAIVWGLRSKGCNVTIATKDMEQGNEIGLAHGCRVVEWELRHDFRANLLVNATDIGMHPDVDNSPFNADQLNELMVVFDTVYYPEQTLLIKHAKNIKCRVITGIDMYVRKMGYQYKLFTGKQAPLDVIRKTIKDATNPVQLN, translated from the coding sequence ATGATTTGTGTTTCCCTCGGTCGCGCCCGCCATGCCCGGATGATTGCGGAACACAAGCACTTGGTCGAACAGGGCGTCAAGCTGGTCGAATTGCGTCTGGATTACATCGGCCGTGCGGTGAATCTGAAGCGTCTGATCGACGATCGTCCCGGCCCAGTGGTGATCACCGCACGACGACGCGATGACGGTGGGCGGTGGCTGAAGTCCGAAGAAGAACGCACGATGGTGTTGCGGAGTGCCATCGCCAGCGGTGTCGAATACGTCGACATCGAATCGGACATCGCCGACCAGATCCCGCGGTACGGCAACACCAAGCGAATCATCAGCTTCCACGACTTTGACGGCACGCCGGAAAACTTGGAAGACTTGCATGCCGCGATGGCCGCCGCGGATGCCGACATCGTCAAAATCGCGACGATGGCCAACACCTTCAGCGACAACGTCCGCATGATGGACTTGGCTCGACAGTCCAGCGTGCCGACGATTGCCATCTGCATGGGTGAAATGGGAATGTTGACGCGGATCTTGGCCCATCGCGTCGGCGCACCTTTCACCTACGCCACGTTCAGCACCGACAAAAAGATCGCGCCGGGACAGCTGCACTTCAAAGAAATGCAGGACGTGTACCGTTACGACCAGATCAACGACGACACCCAGTTGTACGGCTTGCTGGGGGATCCCGTTGGTGAAAGTTTTGATCCGCTGGTTCACAACAAAGCGTTCGCCGGCGAAGGCCACAATGCGTGCTTCCTGCCACTGCGCGTGCCGGAAGACGACCTGCACATCTTCATGGATCACGCCCGCGATATCGGCATCAACGGGCTGAGCATTGATCCGCCCCACCAAGGTCGTTCGATCGATTACTGCACCCAAGCCGAAGCCGCAGTCGCGGGCATCGGCGAACTGAACACCATGGCGTTGGATGACGAACGTGCGGTCGGATACAACACCGATTACCGCGCAGCGATGGACTGTATCAGCGAAGTCTTTGAACTGCACGCCGATGCGGAAAAGCCGATGCAAAGCATGTCGGCCACCGTCTTAGGTTCCGGCAGCCTGGCCAAAGCGATCGTCTGGGGTCTGCGGTCCAAGGGATGCAACGTCACGATCGCGACCAAGGATATGGAACAGGGCAACGAGATCGGATTGGCCCACGGTTGTCGTGTCGTCGAATGGGAATTGCGTCATGATTTTCGTGCCAATTTGTTGGTTAATGCCACTGACATCGGCATGCACCCCGATGTCGACAACAGCCCGTTCAACGCGGACCAACTGAACGAGTTGATGGTGGTGTTTGACACGGTGTACTACCCCGAACAAACGCTGTTGATCAAACACGCCAAGAACATCAAATGCCGCGTCATCACCGGGATCGACATGTACGTCCGCAAGATGGGATACCAGTACAAACTGTTCACCGGAAAACAGGCTCCGCTGGACGTGATTCGCAAAACGATCAAAGATGCGACCAACCCGGTTCAGTTGAACTAG
- the argS gene encoding arginine--tRNA ligase: MHLPRELQRRFHEVIRQHVDDPEQYSGMIRPTNDPKFGDYQCNAAMPLAKKIGGTNPRDLATQMVDALSVGDLCESPEVAGPGFINLKIRDSWILDRVAQMTQDDRCGVAAADQPRKVIIDFSSPNVAKPMHVGHIRSTVIGDALARVLNFLGHYTITDNHLGDWGTQFGIIIFGYKNFGDPDTVAKNPVPELAKLYRLVNQISEYQKACNQLPVAKQSVDDAQNLIDELTGKIEAAGDDAKAVKSLKKNLSAAKKRLQSARDSVAAMNAKMDAVQTNEDLLKISQQYPDIAQRCLSETAKLHEGDQENLDLWTKFLPYCRDEIDRIYDRLDVQFDHTLGESFYHDRLPGVVDQLSRDGIAAESEGAICVFLDQFDAPMIIRKKDGAFLYATTDLATLQYRREEFAPDEILYVVDTRQSEHFDKLFAVARRMGMEDVRLVHVNFGTVLGADGRPLKTRSGTLIGLESLLDDAVARAQAVVCDPERLQRMDPPMTADEQQSVAETVGIGAIKFADLSHHRTSDYQFNLDKMVALDGNTATYIQYSYARTQSILRRAEMDEEAVVALASKTELVFSQPQERALALRLLQFEEALVSVYDDYAPNQLTDYLFETARAYAVFNDTCPVLKAETDQMRATRLVLVVLCGRLLRKGLELLGIGVAARM; encoded by the coding sequence ATGCACCTGCCCCGTGAACTGCAACGCCGATTCCATGAAGTGATCCGGCAACACGTGGACGATCCCGAACAGTATTCAGGGATGATCCGCCCCACCAATGATCCCAAATTCGGCGATTATCAGTGCAACGCCGCGATGCCTTTGGCCAAAAAAATTGGGGGCACCAACCCGCGCGATCTTGCCACCCAAATGGTCGACGCCCTTAGCGTCGGCGATCTGTGTGAATCGCCAGAGGTTGCGGGGCCCGGATTTATCAATCTGAAAATCCGTGACTCTTGGATTTTGGATCGCGTCGCCCAGATGACACAGGACGATCGCTGTGGCGTCGCGGCCGCGGATCAACCACGGAAGGTCATCATCGACTTTTCATCGCCCAACGTCGCCAAACCGATGCACGTAGGGCACATCCGCAGCACCGTGATCGGAGATGCCCTGGCACGCGTCCTGAACTTTCTAGGGCACTACACGATCACCGACAATCATTTGGGCGACTGGGGCACCCAATTCGGAATCATCATCTTTGGTTACAAGAACTTTGGTGACCCCGACACCGTGGCCAAAAACCCGGTGCCCGAATTGGCCAAGCTGTACCGGCTGGTGAATCAGATCAGCGAGTATCAAAAGGCTTGCAACCAATTGCCCGTCGCCAAGCAATCGGTGGATGACGCCCAGAATCTGATCGATGAACTGACCGGAAAGATTGAAGCGGCCGGTGACGATGCGAAGGCCGTCAAATCACTGAAAAAGAATCTGTCGGCGGCAAAAAAGCGTCTGCAATCCGCTCGCGACTCGGTCGCGGCGATGAATGCCAAGATGGACGCGGTGCAGACCAACGAAGACCTGTTGAAGATCAGCCAGCAATACCCCGACATTGCCCAGCGGTGTTTGTCGGAAACCGCAAAGTTGCATGAGGGCGATCAAGAAAACCTGGACTTGTGGACGAAGTTCTTGCCCTACTGTCGTGACGAGATCGATCGCATTTATGACCGTTTGGACGTGCAGTTCGATCACACGTTGGGCGAAAGCTTCTATCACGACCGTCTGCCGGGCGTGGTGGATCAATTGAGCCGTGATGGCATTGCGGCGGAAAGCGAAGGCGCGATCTGTGTCTTTTTGGACCAGTTTGATGCCCCCATGATCATTCGCAAAAAGGATGGGGCATTTCTGTACGCGACCACCGATCTGGCAACCCTGCAGTATCGCCGCGAAGAATTCGCGCCTGACGAGATTTTGTATGTGGTTGATACGCGACAGTCTGAGCACTTTGACAAACTGTTCGCCGTCGCACGGCGAATGGGGATGGAAGATGTCCGTCTGGTGCACGTGAACTTCGGCACGGTTTTGGGGGCCGACGGCCGTCCCTTGAAAACACGCAGCGGCACCCTGATCGGGCTGGAAAGTCTGCTGGACGATGCCGTCGCCCGTGCCCAAGCGGTCGTCTGTGATCCCGAAAGGTTACAGCGGATGGATCCCCCCATGACCGCCGACGAACAACAATCGGTGGCCGAAACGGTGGGGATCGGTGCCATTAAATTCGCGGATCTCAGTCATCACCGAACCAGCGATTATCAATTCAATTTGGATAAAATGGTCGCCCTGGATGGCAACACGGCGACCTACATCCAGTATTCGTACGCTCGCACCCAAAGCATTTTGCGGCGTGCGGAAATGGATGAAGAAGCCGTCGTCGCGTTGGCCTCGAAGACCGAATTGGTGTTCAGCCAGCCACAAGAACGTGCACTTGCGCTTCGTTTATTGCAATTCGAAGAAGCGTTGGTTTCGGTTTACGACGATTATGCCCCCAATCAATTGACCGACTATCTGTTTGAAACCGCACGTGCCTACGCCGTTTTCAATGACACGTGTCCCGTCTTGAAAGCGGAAACGGACCAGATGCGTGCCACCCGTTTGGTGTTGGTCGTGTTGTGCGGCCGCTTGCTGCGTAAAGGCTTGGAATTGTTGGGAATCGGCGTCGCTGCCCGCATGTGA
- a CDS encoding outer membrane protein assembly factor BamB family protein, translating into MICIRTRPSADRPVRPRPANFRVAALAASMLVLAILPGSASGADDGWTTARGDVQGTGTVAQTLPADLTVVWEHETGEAIESTPVVADGRVFVADVMGKLTAIDLLSGKPLWTHDYETGFNASPTLSGDRLVIGDIDGNVYALNVADGSEIWTAQTDGTIDGCATFFEDDVLVTSQDGSLYRLGGKTGEQIWVYETGDQIRCSPTLAGTRTFLGGCDGNLHVVDVRSGKAVGDLLPLGGPTGSTVSVRDQQAVVATMEGMIFAFDWRDGTMIWEYTDPDRAQEYRNSAAMTDDLVIVSSKNKKVDAIDRETGQHRWRYSLRRHSDASPVVAGNDVWIAATDGRLVRLDLTTGKEKSVTEFRGGLYGSPAILSDSMIIADDDGVVRRLGPAAQK; encoded by the coding sequence ATGATCTGCATCCGAACGCGTCCGTCGGCCGATCGGCCCGTTCGTCCCCGCCCCGCGAATTTCCGCGTCGCCGCCTTGGCTGCATCGATGCTGGTGCTGGCGATTTTGCCCGGTTCCGCGTCGGGGGCCGACGATGGCTGGACGACCGCCCGCGGTGACGTCCAGGGAACAGGGACCGTGGCCCAAACCTTGCCGGCGGACCTGACCGTCGTTTGGGAACACGAAACCGGGGAAGCGATCGAATCAACCCCGGTCGTCGCCGACGGTCGCGTGTTCGTCGCCGACGTGATGGGCAAACTGACGGCGATCGACCTGCTGTCCGGAAAGCCGCTGTGGACGCATGATTACGAAACCGGTTTCAACGCTTCGCCCACCCTTTCCGGCGACCGTTTGGTCATCGGTGATATCGACGGCAACGTGTACGCGCTGAACGTGGCCGACGGATCAGAGATCTGGACGGCCCAGACCGACGGCACGATCGACGGTTGTGCGACCTTTTTCGAAGACGACGTTCTGGTGACCAGCCAAGACGGTTCGCTGTATAGGCTAGGCGGGAAAACCGGCGAACAAATCTGGGTCTACGAAACGGGCGACCAGATCCGCTGCAGCCCCACCTTGGCGGGCACGCGGACGTTTCTGGGCGGTTGCGACGGAAATCTGCACGTCGTGGATGTCCGCAGCGGAAAAGCCGTCGGCGACTTGTTGCCTCTTGGTGGCCCCACCGGCAGCACGGTGTCGGTGCGGGATCAACAGGCGGTGGTGGCGACGATGGAAGGCATGATCTTTGCCTTCGATTGGCGTGACGGCACCATGATTTGGGAATACACCGATCCGGACCGCGCACAGGAATATCGCAACAGCGCCGCGATGACCGATGACTTGGTGATCGTCAGCAGCAAGAACAAGAAAGTCGATGCGATTGATCGAGAAACCGGCCAGCATCGTTGGCGTTATTCGCTTCGTCGCCACAGTGATGCGTCGCCCGTCGTTGCCGGCAATGACGTTTGGATCGCCGCCACCGATGGCCGCTTGGTTCGCTTGGACCTCACAACCGGCAAAGAAAAATCCGTCACGGAATTTCGCGGCGGGTTGTACGGATCACCCGCGATCCTGTCCGATTCCATGATCATCGCCGATGATGATGGAGTGGTCCGGCGTCTGGGCCCCGCGGCCCAAAAATGA
- a CDS encoding coproporphyrinogen-III oxidase family protein encodes MTSAPSDKKTEVGSYFISNYPPYSQWKSDQLPAVESALDNPPTEDTPLGLYLHIPFCRKRCKFCYFKVFTDVNAAEVQRYVDALCDEISMVSRRAVMGDRPFRFVYFGGGTPSFLSPKQLTKLADRLRQHITWDGAEEVTFECEPGTLSETKVKTLREVMGVTRLSLGVENFTDAILEENGRAHLSKQVFAAWEWIEAAGFNNVNIDLIAGMVGETWDNWKFNVQKALEMSPESLTIYQMELPYNTVYSADILGNQSESPVADWGTKRDWVRYAFDEFTAAGYAVSSAYTLVKDPQKVNFSYRDNLWKGADLLATGIASFGHASGVHYQNLPHMDQYLSTIESGQLPLGRGFVPTDLQKLIREMILLLKRGYLELDYFRNKFDVDVLDRWRDVWDGYVESGLATIGDDRVELTSDGLLQVDSMLPAFFEPEHQNVRYT; translated from the coding sequence ATGACTTCCGCGCCAAGCGACAAGAAGACCGAAGTTGGAAGCTATTTCATTTCCAACTACCCGCCCTACAGCCAGTGGAAATCAGATCAGTTGCCTGCGGTCGAATCGGCCCTGGACAACCCACCAACCGAAGACACACCGCTGGGGTTGTACCTGCACATCCCGTTTTGCCGAAAGCGTTGCAAATTCTGTTACTTCAAAGTCTTCACCGACGTGAATGCGGCCGAAGTGCAGCGGTACGTGGACGCGTTGTGTGACGAAATTTCAATGGTCAGCCGCCGTGCCGTGATGGGCGATCGACCATTCCGTTTCGTGTACTTTGGCGGCGGAACCCCCAGTTTTCTGTCACCCAAGCAGTTGACCAAACTGGCCGACCGGCTGCGTCAACACATCACTTGGGACGGGGCGGAAGAGGTCACGTTTGAATGTGAACCCGGAACCTTGAGCGAAACGAAGGTAAAGACGCTTCGCGAGGTCATGGGCGTGACGCGTCTAAGTCTGGGGGTGGAAAACTTTACCGACGCCATTCTGGAAGAAAACGGACGCGCGCACCTGTCCAAGCAAGTCTTTGCAGCCTGGGAATGGATCGAAGCGGCCGGGTTCAACAACGTCAACATCGACTTGATCGCCGGGATGGTCGGCGAAACGTGGGACAACTGGAAATTCAACGTCCAAAAGGCGCTGGAGATGTCACCGGAAAGTCTGACCATTTATCAGATGGAATTGCCGTACAACACGGTCTATAGCGCCGACATCCTGGGAAACCAAAGCGAGAGCCCCGTCGCCGACTGGGGCACCAAACGCGATTGGGTCCGATATGCGTTCGATGAATTCACCGCGGCGGGCTATGCGGTCAGCAGCGCCTATACGCTGGTCAAGGATCCCCAAAAGGTAAACTTCAGCTACCGCGACAACCTGTGGAAAGGGGCCGATCTGTTGGCCACCGGCATTGCCAGTTTCGGCCATGCGTCCGGCGTGCACTATCAAAACCTACCGCATATGGACCAATATCTTTCGACCATTGAATCGGGCCAGTTGCCGCTGGGACGTGGGTTTGTTCCCACGGATCTTCAAAAGCTGATTCGTGAAATGATCTTGTTGCTGAAGCGTGGTTACTTGGAACTGGATTATTTTCGCAACAAGTTTGACGTCGATGTGCTGGACCGCTGGCGTGATGTCTGGGATGGATATGTCGAATCAGGGTTGGCAACGATCGGTGACGACCGAGTGGAATTGACGTCCGACGGGTTGTTGCAAGTTGATTCGATGTTGCCGGCGTTCTTTGAACCGGAACATCAAAACGTCCGTTACACCTAA
- the tilS gene encoding tRNA lysidine(34) synthetase TilS, translating into MSPPPQNHWDRLLAGVGQRWPASRWTDTGVVVGCSGGGDSVALLLALHTIQRQTGGSGFLVVAHFNHGLRGDASLGDAEFVADLANKLGLTLRSTAAGPGESVTDESTLRDQRMDFFHRVAADAGARYVALGHTRDDRVETFLHHLLRGSGPAGLCSLPAFRPLGHTPERNDFVIARPLLNLHRDQIRLALSEIDQPWREDASNQETEYTRNWIRHDVLPVLRQRFPQSDDAIVRAATTLESWQEVIDDSAQRWADRSIRCHPVMPDGPTIEIDACDPPATAVVVMAVQQAWDRLLWPRGGMKAMHWTAIDQQIRQGDAFLRAGKPQAHDPVVPALATVMLAGSVRLSRSGGHVRLVRPVP; encoded by the coding sequence ATGTCGCCCCCGCCACAGAATCACTGGGACCGCCTGTTGGCCGGCGTCGGGCAGCGTTGGCCGGCCTCGCGTTGGACCGACACGGGCGTGGTGGTCGGTTGCAGCGGTGGTGGCGACAGCGTTGCGTTGCTGTTGGCGTTGCACACGATCCAGCGACAGACCGGCGGTTCCGGTTTTTTGGTCGTCGCACACTTCAACCACGGTCTTCGCGGCGACGCATCGCTGGGCGACGCGGAATTTGTTGCGGACTTGGCGAACAAGTTGGGGCTGACCCTGCGGTCCACCGCGGCGGGGCCAGGCGAAAGTGTGACCGACGAATCGACCCTACGCGACCAACGAATGGATTTCTTTCATCGCGTCGCAGCCGACGCGGGCGCCCGATACGTTGCCCTGGGACACACCCGCGATGATCGCGTGGAGACGTTTTTGCATCACTTGTTGCGCGGCAGCGGGCCGGCGGGTCTGTGTTCTCTGCCCGCATTCCGACCGCTCGGCCACACACCCGAACGCAATGATTTTGTCATCGCGCGGCCGCTATTGAATTTGCACCGGGATCAAATTCGCCTGGCATTGTCGGAGATCGACCAACCATGGCGCGAAGACGCCAGCAACCAGGAAACTGAATACACACGAAATTGGATCCGACACGACGTCTTGCCGGTTTTGCGTCAGCGGTTTCCGCAAAGCGACGACGCCATTGTTCGAGCCGCGACGACGCTGGAATCCTGGCAAGAAGTCATCGACGACTCGGCCCAGCGATGGGCGGACCGATCGATTCGATGCCATCCGGTGATGCCCGACGGACCGACCATCGAAATCGACGCCTGCGATCCACCCGCGACGGCCGTCGTTGTCATGGCGGTCCAGCAAGCATGGGACCGTCTGCTTTGGCCCCGAGGGGGCATGAAAGCGATGCACTGGACAGCGATCGACCAACAAATTCGTCAAGGCGACGCTTTTCTGCGGGCCGGAAAGCCGCAAGCCCACGATCCTGTCGTACCCGCATTAGCCACCGTGATGTTGGCCGGTTCGGTTCGACTTTCGCGGTCCGGCGGACACGTTCGCTTGGTCAGGCCAGTGCCTTGA
- a CDS encoding GDP-mannose 4,6-dehydratase produces the protein MTTTSLITGITGQDGSYLTERLLSQGHTVHGIVRRSSTTARGRIDHLYHDKNIYNQRLFLHYADLNDSTTIRRILVKTQPDHMYHLAGQSHVGTSFEIPETTSQFTAMGTLKILEILRDLEKQPRFLHISSSEIFGRPEHSPQDESTAMRPVTPYGVAKTFATQMVQLYRESFGLFACNAICYNHESPRRGESFVTRKIARAVAAIHAGHSDKLRLGTIDSRRDWGYAPEYVDAMHRMLCQDQPDDFIIATGRQHSVEDFLAFAFDSVGLNWKDHVEHDAKYVRPSEVSNLVGNPAKAEQQLGWTAQTQLPELAALMVKREIERIT, from the coding sequence TTGACCACCACCTCCCTGATCACCGGCATCACCGGTCAAGATGGCTCCTACCTGACCGAACGCCTGCTTTCGCAAGGCCACACGGTCCACGGAATCGTTCGCCGCAGCAGTACAACCGCCCGAGGCCGAATCGATCACCTGTATCACGACAAGAACATCTATAACCAACGGCTGTTCCTGCACTACGCCGACCTGAACGATTCCACCACCATCCGGCGAATCCTGGTCAAGACCCAGCCGGATCACATGTACCACTTGGCGGGCCAAAGTCACGTCGGCACCAGCTTCGAGATTCCCGAGACCACATCGCAGTTCACCGCGATGGGAACGCTGAAGATCCTGGAGATCCTGCGCGACCTAGAAAAACAACCGCGGTTCCTGCACATCAGCAGCAGTGAGATCTTTGGCCGCCCGGAACATTCCCCCCAAGACGAATCGACCGCGATGCGACCGGTCACGCCCTACGGTGTTGCCAAGACCTTCGCGACCCAGATGGTGCAACTATATCGAGAATCCTTCGGTTTATTCGCTTGCAACGCGATCTGTTACAACCACGAATCGCCGCGACGTGGTGAATCATTCGTCACACGCAAGATCGCTCGAGCCGTCGCTGCGATCCACGCCGGCCACAGCGATAAACTTCGACTGGGCACCATCGATTCACGCCGTGACTGGGGCTACGCACCGGAATACGTCGACGCGATGCACCGGATGTTGTGCCAAGACCAACCCGACGACTTCATCATCGCCACCGGACGCCAACACAGCGTCGAAGACTTTCTAGCGTTCGCATTCGACTCGGTCGGTTTGAACTGGAAAGACCATGTGGAACATGACGCGAAGTATGTGCGTCCAAGCGAAGTGTCCAACCTGGTCGGCAATCCCGCCAAAGCCGAACAACAACTCGGCTGGACCGCCCAAACGCAACTGCCCGAACTAGCCGCGCTGATGGTCAAACGCGAAATCGAAAGAATCACCTAA
- the rsfS gene encoding ribosome silencing factor encodes MTESETPSNDGPDSTPQTDASGDGDMGQQKSKPVSANQWMTTDSWAIRPLGLDGSRKLARAAMKVALENKADDALVLDVSGQSAEFDFFVVATGTSRRQLHAISEQIDDVLQKDLGDLRMGIEGYQESSWIVLDYGNVVIHLFDEDTRQYYDLESLWADAKCLRCEDLDLRPDGTEMTPPSE; translated from the coding sequence GTGACCGAATCCGAAACGCCTTCGAACGACGGACCCGATTCGACGCCCCAAACGGACGCCAGTGGCGACGGCGATATGGGGCAACAGAAGTCCAAGCCTGTGTCGGCCAATCAATGGATGACGACCGATTCTTGGGCCATCCGACCTTTGGGGTTGGACGGCAGCCGCAAATTGGCCCGCGCGGCGATGAAAGTCGCGCTAGAAAACAAGGCCGACGATGCGTTGGTCTTGGACGTTTCGGGACAGTCGGCGGAATTTGATTTCTTCGTCGTCGCGACCGGGACCAGCCGCCGGCAATTGCATGCGATCAGCGAACAGATCGACGACGTGTTGCAAAAAGATCTCGGTGACCTGCGAATGGGCATCGAAGGCTATCAAGAAAGCAGCTGGATCGTATTGGATTACGGCAACGTCGTCATTCACTTGTTTGATGAAGACACCCGTCAGTATTACGACCTGGAATCGTTATGGGCCGATGCCAAGTGCTTGCGATGCGAAGACTTGGACTTGCGGCCCGACGGCACGGAAATGACGCCACCATCTGAATAG
- a CDS encoding GNAT family N-acetyltransferase, with protein MEIRQALPSDAAAIHALLRPYVSQRLLLQRSEAEIIELTRHGFVADLMVDDGPPKPIGFSAVEIYSPKLAELQCLAVHHEHRNTGVGRRLVEECLQRARELGVMEVLAISSSEAFLRSCGFDYSLPDQKKALFCQLRPRLWQEED; from the coding sequence ATCGAAATTCGACAAGCGTTGCCCAGTGACGCGGCCGCCATTCACGCCTTGTTGCGCCCGTACGTTTCCCAGCGTTTGTTGCTGCAGCGGAGTGAAGCGGAGATCATCGAGCTGACGCGACACGGTTTCGTCGCCGACTTGATGGTCGATGACGGCCCGCCCAAGCCGATCGGGTTTTCAGCGGTCGAAATCTATAGCCCCAAGCTGGCGGAATTGCAGTGCTTGGCCGTGCATCACGAGCACCGAAATACCGGCGTCGGTCGACGGTTGGTCGAAGAGTGCTTGCAGCGGGCCCGCGAACTGGGGGTGATGGAAGTTTTGGCGATCAGTTCGTCCGAAGCTTTTCTCCGTTCGTGCGGCTTCGACTATTCGCTGCCGGATCAAAAGAAGGCGTTGTTTTGCCAGCTGCGACCGCGACTGTGGCAAGAAGAAGACTGA